One genomic window of Gossypium hirsutum isolate 1008001.06 chromosome D11, Gossypium_hirsutum_v2.1, whole genome shotgun sequence includes the following:
- the LOC107913376 gene encoding uncharacterized protein, with the protein MLLSYLLIVTLRKARSFLSEHLLHNLPLRDSHLRAVIIVIVEMDLSDLSQTEHDCLNAYLNNLTLQSRICMRDTSTSSPDLTPTVQTEKSGIDNFTKIALHELFRRQFSVSCVSVIEEELDFLSNAMRHSSRTDSDSSLFREQMNHEIVPALLRLQDSLTDQMLTIYDFP; encoded by the exons ATGCTGCTTTCTTATTTACTAATTGTTACTCTTAGAAAGGCAAGAAGTTTTTTGTCGGAACACTTGCTCCATAATTTACCATTGAGGGATTCACATCTAAGAGCTGTTATTATAGTAATTGTGGAGATGGATCTTAGTGACCTTTCGCAGACAGAGCATGACTGTCTCAATgcatatttgaataatttgacaCTACAAAGCAGGATTTGTATGAGGGATACCAGTACATCATCTCCAGATTTGACTCCGACTGTTCAAACCGAAAAGTCTggtattgataattttactaaaattgcTCTTCATGAACTCTTCAGGAGACAATTTTCTGTGTCATGCGTTTCAGTTATTGAGGAAGAATTGGATTTTCTTTCTAATGCCATGAGACATAGCAGTCGGACTGACTCTGACTCCAGCCTATTTAGGGAGCAAATGAATCATGAAATAGTTCCAGCTTTGTTGCG TCTGCAAGATTCTTTAACAGATCAAATGCTTACTATTTATGACTTTCCATAA